Within the Opitutaceae bacterium TAV5 genome, the region CCGGCCGTCCACGAGGCGAATACGCTCCTGCACCGTCTTTCAGTTCCGCGAGCCGTGATGAACGTCCTGATCGGCCCGCCCCGTGCGGAAGGTCATCCCGCCCTGCGGTGTCGTCTCCTGACATCGTCCACATCCGGGCGAGGCCACGTCGAACTTCCACCGGCTTCGTTCTCGATCCCCGCGGGCCACGGCCGGCACGGTGTCATTCCCCGTCAGCGCCAGCGAATGCGTTCACTGCCCCGGGCGGTTCGCATTTTGTCCGGCAAGTCCGCCTGCGCGGACCGCTCCTTTTTTCCGGATCGTTTTTGCTCTCTCTGGCGGCCCCTCCAGCCGGTCCGCCGCTGCGCGGACAGGGAGCGTTCGGGTCCTCCTTGAAAGGAATCCCCCCAACCGTCCCCTCGTCCCGGCCGGCACCCCCGCCTTGGGGCGAGAGAGCAATCCCGCTCCTCACAAAATCAAAAAAAGGAACTATATGCCTACCAAAACCGCTCCCTCCGCTCCGCAAACCAGGAACGCCCCCGCCAGCGCCAAGCTGCCGGTAAAAACCTTCCGCCTCGGCCGCATCAAGGCCGCCGTGTGGGAGAACGAAACCGACCGGAAGAAGTTTCTACAATGTGACCTTCGCCCGGACCTACGTGGACGACGCCAAGAACTATCACGACACCGACAGCTTCGGCCGTGATGACCTCCCGCTCGTCGCCAAGCTGGCCGACCAGGCTCACACGTTCATCTTCGAACGTCTCGCGGAACTGAAATCCGACCAGAGCGAATAACCCTCGCCTCAACGGGCGGCCGGCAACCCCGGCCGCCTTTTTCGTGTCCTTCGCCGCCAAGACAACCCGAACGACGCTCGCTGACGCTCGAATTCTTCCAGTAACAGCCAGCCGCTGGTTTCCCCATTCTACACCCGGTCAAGGTAGTCCCGCGGGGCGGGCTCCACCTCCAGCGAAATCACTCCGCTTCCCCCTCGTTGCGGGACAAGCCCGCCGCCTCGGCGCTCCGTCCACCGCTTTGACTTTCGGGTGGGGGCGAAACCGCCAATCGGGCTGTAGGCGATCAGGTCGCGCGTTGTGACACACGCCCCACGGACCGAACGGCGTGTTTTATGAAGACGAATTCTGCCGAACGCGAAAAGGCGATCGCTTACCTCAAGGCCCGGCTCACTCCGGGGCTCGTCATCTACACCTGCCTGCGCAGTGTCAGCTCCACCGGCATGTCGCGCACGTTCGACCTCTACTACGTGTCGGAGCAGGAAATCATCCGTATCACCTGGAGCGTCGCCTGTGCGCTCGAATGGACTTACGACCAGCGCACCGAGGCCCTGCGCGTGCGGGGTTGCGGGCTGGACGTCGGCTACCAGGCGGTGTCCTCGCTTTCCCGCATCTTGTTCGGGGACGACTACGCGCTCCGGCACCGCTGGCTCTGACGCACGCACGAGGCGCGGCTTCCGCCGTGCCTTTTTTGTGCGACCGGATGCTCGCTGGCGCTCGAATTCTTCCAGCAACAGCCAGCCGCTGGTTTCGCCATTCTACACCCGGTCAAGGTAGTCCCGCTACGCGGGCTCCACCACGCGGGACCACTGCGCTTCCCCCTCGTTGCGGGCAGGCCCGCCGCCTCGGCGCTCCGTCCACCGCTTTGACTTTCGGGTGTGGGGCGAGAACCGCCAATCGGCTGTAGGCGATCAGGTCACAAGGTGTGGCACACGCCCCCACAGGCCGAACGGCGCATATCATGACAAACGAAAATCCGTTCGGGGAAATCATCTACTCCTACTCGCGCGCCCAAGCCATCAAGGACGGCGTGCTGGTGGACCTGAGCCAGATCGAAGTCACCCGGCAACACTGGTGGCTCCCCTTGGTCTGCACGTCCACGGTCTGGGCGATCATCGAGGAAGCCCTGAAAACCCCAGGCCAGGACGTGAATGGGATTCTGCACGACATCTCCACGATGGCGAAGCTGGCGATCCGCACGAACCGCAAAACCGACCAAGTGCTCTTCAAGGTCATCATCACCGGACAAACCCACACGTTCAAACTCCACATCGGACCCGGTGACGCTGGCGAACCCGTCCTCACCCTTATGCTTCCTAACGAAGACTGACACGAGGGGCTTCGGCCCCTTTTTTCGTCTGGCCGCGCTCGAAGATTATTTGCCCCCGACAGGCGCCGCTTTTTCCACGGCACCCGGCTCACCGTTCTTCCGCTCCTGGAGCTTCCGCTGGAAACCGGGATAGTAAATGTTGTCCGCCGTCACCCGCACGTAGCCTTGCTGGAGCGCATACAGCATGAGCTGGCCTCTGTGATGCAGTTTCAGCTTCGCCATGATCGCCTTGCGGTGCTGGTTCACCGTGCCCGGCGCGATGCCCAGCCGCTCGCTGGCCTCGTCATCCGTGGAGCCGTCGCCGATCACAGACAGCACCACCCGTTGCGTGCGCGTCAGCGCATCCAGCGTGATGTTGCGGACCGGTTTCAGCCGGTCCCGAAACGTCGGGCTGACGTAGATTCGTCGCTGGATGACCAGCCGCAAGACGCCCGGCAAGGCGTCGAGCCCTTCGATGAACCCGTCAAGAAGACCGTCGTAGCGGACGGTCCGCAACAGGTTGATGGTTTGTTCGTCCTTCTGCGAAGTGACGATCAGGATGGGCAGGTCCGAATCGACGAACGGCTCCAGGTGCTCCAGACCGTCCATGTCCTGGATTTTCGCGCCGGCGATGAATAGGTCCGGCGTTCTTTCCTGAATGAAACCGAGTGCATCGAAACCGCTCTGGAACACCTGGACGGAGGCGTCCGGCCACAGATCCCAAATCTGCCGGCGGATCATGTCGCCATACAAACGATCCCATTTCAGGACGACGATGCGGGGAGCGAAGGCGGAGGATGACGTGTTCATAAATTCAATTCGATGCCGGTGTGACCGGATGCAGTTGCAGTTCCATGCCGTTGGGATGCGGGCGGAGGAGGCCCGCCCCCGTGCGGCCTTCCAGCAGTTCCCTCGCAAGCGCCTTGCGAACCAGCAGTTCCGTCGCATCGCGCATCGGGCGGGCGCCGAGGCGTTCATGGTATCCGCGCTGCACGATCACATCCAGCGTCCCGCGGTCCGGCTCCACCGCGAAGCCGCGGGCCAGCAGCGCGGCGCATTCCTTCGCGATCATGCCCTCCGCGATCCGGCATTGCGCGTCGTAGTCGAGTTTGTTGAAGACCGCCGCGAGCGTGATGCGGGCGAAAATCTCCGGACGCATCTCACGCTGCGCGTCCTGCCGCACGAGGCGTTCCATCGTCTCATATTTCGATTTGCGCAGCGTCATGATGCGCTGCGCCCCGATGTTGCTC harbors:
- a CDS encoding LuxR family transcriptional regulator, with amino-acid sequence MNTSSSAFAPRIVVLKWDRLYGDMIRRQIWDLWPDASVQVFQSGFDALGFIQERTPDLFIAGAKIQDMDGLEHLEPFVDSDLPILIVTSQKDEQTINLLRTVRYDGLLDGFIEGLDALPGVLRLVIQRRIYVSPTFRDRLKPVRNITLDALTRTQRVVLSVIGDGSTDDEASERLGIAPGTVNQHRKAIMAKLKLHHRGQLMLYALQQGYVRVTADNIYYPGFQRKLQERKNGEPGAVEKAAPVGGK